Proteins from one Fragaria vesca subsp. vesca linkage group LG6, FraVesHawaii_1.0, whole genome shotgun sequence genomic window:
- the LOC101315064 gene encoding putative F-box/FBD/LRR-repeat protein At5g22610-like, which translates to MERKQKSLGTSSSQATGACVDSVFRFFSLPEEVSHHILSFLPVKDLVRYGGLSKKCQEFQLSTPSVNFVGFSSLPNNRHFRLLGCLDRFLFLRGDNKIRRFRVDWNLVLGKTASIYNELYRVMTWVHAAVKCNVEELDLKLRILEATTFELPICVFDCKSLSSLLVECGTALATPSVACSTNLQYIKLRKVKIDEGFCKWISFSCKCIKELQFEEVKVENITIDSSSLESFSLVSPSFCGVRQLLISGKKLEKIDIEWRCALPSGTSLDVSAPNLRSFKWTGNLLKHQNMGNLMCLEKAEIFLSPSADYNFDNAFGVLHSLCKVKVLILSEETVKALFREGHIPAQFDDISYLAMDITSWDDDVVSAMVSLMKGMPNLNTLNLKSNHSINVTKPEECRFDRTYWKSQNLTFILELKEVTIEFFCGNIELELANYILEDAKNLQKMVIIYSPQQSNLIRGLKKSKMNSTAIIVCQEKQRK; encoded by the exons ATGGAGCGCAAGCAGAAGTCTTTAGGAACTTCAAGTTCTCAAGCCACAGGAGCTTGTGTTGACAGTGTTTTCAGATTCTTTAGTCTTCCGGAGGAAGTTTCCCATCACATTCTGTCTTTCCTTCCTGTGAAAGACCTCGTTCGCTATGGTGGACTGTCCAAGAAGTGCCAAGAATTTCAACTGTCGACTCCGTCTGTGAACTTTGTGGGGTTTTCATCCCTGCCCAACAATAGGCATTTCAGGCTGTTGGGTTGCTTGGATAGGTTTTTGTTTCTTCGTGGGGATAATAAGATACGACGCTTCCGTGTGGATTGGAATCTTGTTTTAGGGAAAACTGCAAGCATCTATAATGAGCTTTACCGAGTGATGACATGGGTGCATGCTGCAGTCAAGTGTAATGTTGAAGAGCTTGATCTTAAGTTGAGAATTCTCGAAGCAACAACGTTTGAGCTGCCCATATGCGTCTTTGATTGTAAATCCTTGAGTTCTCTATTGGTTGAGTGTGGTACAGCTCTAGCAACACCTTCCGTTGCGTGTTCAACTAATCTTCAATACATAAAGTTGAGAAAGGTTAAAATTGATGAGGGGTTTTGCAAATGGATCTCGTTTTCTTGCAAATGCATCAAGGAACTACAATTTGAAGAGGTGAAAGTAGAAAATATTACCATTGATAGCTCATCTTTGGAATCATTTAGTCTTGTGTCTCCCTCTTTCTGTGGCGTACGTCAACTTCTAATCTCAGGGAAGAAACTTGAAAAGATAGATATAGAATGGAGATGTGCTTTACCTAGTGGCACATCCTTGGATGTTTCAGCTCCAAACCTTAGATCTTTCAAATGGACTGGGAATTTGTTGAAGCACCAGAATATGGGGAATTTAATGTGTTTGGAAAAAGCAGAGATTTTCCTGAGTCCTTCCGCAGACTACAACTTTGACAACGCATTTGGGGTTCTTCACAGTTTATGCAAGGTTAAAGTTCTTATTCTAAGTGAAGAGACTGTTAAG GCTCTATTTAGGGAAGGTCATATTCCTGCACAGTTTGATGATATTTCTTACTTGGCTATGGATATTACGAGCTGGGATGATGATGTAGTTTCAGCAATGGTCTCTCTTATGAAAGGAATGCCGAATTTGAATACTTTAAACTTGAAGTCTAACCATTCCATAAACGTCACGAAACCTGAG GAATGCAGATTTGATAGGACATACTGGAAATCCCAAAATTTGACGTTCATCTTAGAGCTGAAGGAGGTGACAATAGAGTTTTTTTGTGGGAACATTGAATTGGAGTTGGCCAATTATATCCTGGAGGATGCTAAGAACTTGCAGAAAATGGTGATTATCTATTCACCACAGCAATCAAACCTTATCAGGGGACTAAAGAAGAGCAAGATGAACTCCACTGCTATCATTGTCTGTCAGGAAAAACAAAGAAAGTGA
- the LOC101307817 gene encoding F-box/LRR-repeat protein At4g14103-like → MEHKHMLSAVGGSPAQVAPGDRKVDRFSGLPDNVAHHILSLINFRELTRLGCLSKRCRQLYLTAPSFRIYDDCGGNKKEQLRLLNCIDRFLLLRGYNKMQSVTFGWGFCSGISDEIYRMITWMYIALKCNVEELEFQVRKGYAPETLELPP, encoded by the coding sequence ATGGAACATAAGCATATGTTATCTGCAGTTGGGGGTTCTCCGGCTCAAGTAGCTCCTGGGGATAGGAAAGTTGACAGGTTTAGTGGTCTTCCAGACAATGTGGCTCATCACATTCTGTCACTAATCAATTTTAGAGAACTCACTCGACTGGGTTGTCTATCCAAAAGGTGCAGACAGTTGTATTTGACAGCCCCATCATTCAGGATTTATGATGATTGTGGAGGAAACAAGAAGGAGCAATTGCGCTTGTTGAACTGTATAGATAGGTTCTTGCTCCTTCGTGGGTATAATAAGATGCAGAGTGTTACTTTTGGTTGGGGTTTCTGTTCTGGCATCTCTGATGAGATATATCGGATGATCACGTGGATGTATATTGCATTAAAGTGTAATGTTGAAGAGCTTGAATTTCAGGTTAGGAAAGGGTATGCACCTGAGACTTTAGAATTGCCACCTTGA
- the LOC101308404 gene encoding RNA-binding protein 24-like — translation MSSTLEISVRDSPLEQFLGGIIFDLSDVPIFVHGLGWDTTREVLVSAFEPFGEVEDSNLVMDKLTGKAKGYGFVLFKTRRAALKALRKPRKTIGGRCASCQLTSVSPGTNTNTNAAATPSES, via the exons ATGAGTTCGACATTGGAGATCTCCGTGCGTGACTCGCCGTTGGAGCAGTTCTTAGGCGGCATTATCTTCGACCTCTCCGACGTGCCG ATCTTTGTCCACGGCCTCGGCTGGGACACCACTCGCGAAGTCCTCGTCTCCGCCTTCGAGCCTTTCGGCGAGGTCGAGGACTCCAATCTCGTCATGGACAAACTCACCGGAAAAGCCAAAGGCTACGGCTTCGTCCTCTTCAAGACCCGCCGCGCTGCTCTCAAAGCCTTAAGGAAGCCCAGGAAGACCATTGGCGGCCGCTGCGCCTCCTGCCAGCTCACCTCTGTCAGTCCCGGCACCAACACTAACACCAACGCTGCGGCGACGCCGTCTGAATCATAG